In Aspergillus fumigatus Af293 chromosome 2, whole genome shotgun sequence, a genomic segment contains:
- a CDS encoding sulfatase domain protein, which yields MHFSKLSEVVGQLVRVVRDSPAHTFDRWWSVSRKFFFTLTVISLIWAKLLHIYAHLYSLPPAKLLLWGPTFFFQDVIFILVVRLLTQTIPWRPVAIVAAGCTVPFSLLMSGMASAATSFYVVTGAEIHWRQIRTFQSDAAAVRTLLTGLTGFLIVEALIIAASWFLAGPIHRVTGGVLRILVTPLQRLAQRIWSLRCPQWRRRATPLDSERYEQIAVDDYLDDKSDDGDSVFLLDPMSHEAPVRHHESLVKRLAVFVFFGAYVLLRCLRPPNPSYMFLSGALPVVPFAPANRGGSPIDADVMPGDYRWLEGRSALDKAPRWDWLPSDPIPGFEDWYPGFEDDHPPPPGPPPGPHHRPPHRRRRPPPLHYNPAKDPLHISNLENPVLEPLREALASGNVSIKHVILLKLESTRADVFPLRKDSFMWNRIADSHPNHTIPHAVQQKLANLTRTAEYLTGFDSGFARDPAAHNGRKAFGGISARNAFTTGTYTLKSLVGTVCGVTPLVTDFNREYKHHIYQPCMPHVLNALTRQIDMANRTDDFTSWPWHSKWMQSVTEGYDKQNELTPRLGFKDILAKEQLESPSAKHWPVQSKEINYYGYPDTELREYFRDAIDDAERERKRLFITHLTGTTHHPWGMPNNSYQHFMGDKNFKAKDDLNKYLNTIGFIDNWLAEIMDILTEKGVADETLLVMAGDHGLSLPNDGGVTPYDNPHIGSFQVPIVFAHPNLPPVEITSPVISDQIVPTILDLLIESSSLGDTATRAAKDVLALYEGQSMIRPLIPEQNGKQDWQFTVMNTGGSWLAVRSAAKPAFRLVIPLIDDLEWRFTDLEKDPNELHPIKNFDLVDLARKLEKQYGPEVTNWVRDAAHVASWWVGENWRRYRYHPDPKH from the exons atgcACTTCTCCAAGCTCTCCGAGGTCGTTGGTCAGCTCGTGCGAGTCGTCCGAGATTCCCCCGCGCACACCTTCGACCGGTGGTGGAGTGTATCGCGGAAATTCTTCTTCACCCTCACCGTCATCTCACTGATCTGGGCCAAACTCCTACACATATATGCTCATCTCTACTCGTTACCGCCCGCCAAACTGCTTCTGTGGGGCCcgaccttttttttccagGATGTCATCTTtatcctcgtcgtccggcTGCTCACCCAGACTATCCCCTGGCGACCTGTTGCCATTGTCGCTGCAGGATGCACTGTGCCATTCAG TTTGCTGATGTCTGGCATGGCGTCTGCCGCCACCTCCTTTTACGTTGTGACCGGCGCCGAGATCCACTGGCGACAGATCCGCACTTTTCAGAGCGATGCGGCTGCCGTTCGGACCTTGCTCACTGGATTGACCGGGTTTTTGATCGTGGAAGCCCTCATAATTGCCGCCTCCTGGTTCCTGGCGGGCCCCATTCACCGAGTCACGGGTGGTGTCTTGCGGATCTTGGTGACGCCCTTGCAGCGGCTCGCGCAACGGATCTGGAGCCTGCGTTGCCCgcagtggaggaggagggcgaCCCCCCTGGACTCCGAGCGCTATGAACAGATTGCGGTCGATGATTACCTGGACGACAAGAGTGACGACGGGGACTCGGTGTTTCTCCTCGACCCGATGAGTCACGAGGCCCCCGTCCGACATCACGAATCGCTGGTCAAACGTCTGgccgtcttcgtcttcttcggcgcCTACGTGCTCCTCCGGTGCCTTCGCCCCCCCAATCCTTCGTACATGTTCCTGTCCGGGGCGCTGCCCGTCGTCCCCTTCGCCCCCGCGAACCGCGGGGGGTCACCGATCGATGCCGACGTGATGCCGGGTGACTACCGCTGGCTGGAGGGTCGCTCGGCGCTGGATAAGGCGCCCAGGTGGGATTGGCTGCCGAGCGATCCGATCCCCGGGTTCGAGGATTGGTATCCGGGATTCGAGGACGATCATCCCCCGCCTCCTGGACCGCCTCCTGGACCGCATCACAGGCCGCCGCATCGGCGCCGTCGTCCTCCCCCGCTGCATTACAACCCGGCCAAGGATCCGTTGCACATCTCCAATCTCGAGAACCCGGTGCTGGAACCCCTGAGGGAGGCGCTCGCCAGCGGAAACGTGAGCATCAAACACGTCATCCTGCTGAAACTGGAGAGCACCCGCGCCGACGTCTTCCCGCTGCGCAAGGACTCGTTCATGTGGAATCGCATCGCCGATTCCCACCCGAACCACACCATTCCCCATGCCGTGCAGCAGAAACTGGCCAATCTGACCCGGACGGCGGAGTATCTCACCGGCTTTGACTCGGGCTTTGCGCGCGACCCGGCCGCACACAATGGACGCAAGGCGTTCGGCGGCATCAGCGCCCGCAATGCCTTCACCACGGGCACCTACACGCTCAAGAGCCTGGTCGGAACCGTGTGCGGCGTTACCCCACTGGTGACGGATTTCAACCGCGAGTACAAGCATCACATCTACCAACCGTGCATGCCGCATGTCCTCAACGCCCTGACGCGTCAGATTGACATGGCGAACCGCACCGACGATTTCACGTCGTGGCCCTGGCACTCCAAATGGATGCAGTCGGTGACCGAGGGCTACGACAAGCAGAACGAGCTGACGCCGCGGCTGGGGTTCAAGGACATTCTCgccaaggagcagctggAAAGCCCCAGCGCCAAGCACTGGCCGGTCCAGTCCAAGGAGATCAACTACTATGGATACCCGGACACCGAGCTGCGCGAGTACTTTCGCGATGCGATCGACGACGCCGAGCGAGAGCGCAAGCGCCTGTTCATCACCCATCTGACCGGCACGACGCACCATCCGTGGGGGATGCCCAACAACAGCTACCAGCACTTTATGGGCGACAAGAacttcaaggccaaggacgATCTCAACAAGTATCTGAACACCATCGGGTTCATCGACAACTGGCTGGCGGAGATTATGGACATTCTCACGGAGAAGGGCGTTGCGGACGAGACCCTGCTCGTCATGGCCGGCGATCACGGATTGTCGCTTCCCAATGACGGCGGCGTCACTCCCTACGACAATCCGCATATCGGCAGCTTCCAGGTTCCCATCGTGTTCGCGCACCCCAACCTTCCCCCCGTCGAGATCACGTCGCCGGTGATCTCGGACCAGATCGTGCCAACGATCCTGGATCTCTTGATCGAATCCTCCTCGCTGGGGGACACGGCCACCCGCGCGGCCAAGGACGTGCTGGCCCTCTACGAAGGCCAGTCGATGATTCGGCCCTTGATCCCCGAGCAGAACGGCAAGCAAGACTGGCAGTTCACCGTGATGAACACCGGCGGTTCCTGGCTGGCCGTGCGCTCCGCCGCCAAACCGGCCTTCCGGCTGGTCATCCCCCTCATCGACGATCTGGAGTGGCGGTTCACGGATCTGGAAAAGGATCCCAACGAACTCCACCCGATCAAGAACTTTGACCTGGTCGACCTGGCCCGCAAACTTGAAAAACAGTACGGGCCCGAAGTGACCAACTGGGTCCGCGACGCAGCCCATGTTGCCTCGTGGTGGGTGGGCGAAAACTGGCGTCGCTACCGGTATCATCCCGACCCCAAGCACTGA
- the pksP gene encoding polyketide synthase alb1, translating to MEDLHRLYLFGDQTISCDEGLRNLLQAKNHTIVASFIERCFHALRQEITRLPPSQRTLFPRFTSIADLLAQHRESGTNPALGSALTCIYQLGCFIDYHGDRGHPYPSSDDGLLGSCTGMLSCTAVSSCKNVGELLPLAVEIVRLTIHLGLCVMRVREMVDSTESSSGSWSILVSEINEADATSLIGNFVKKRGIPPSSQPYISAVGSKGLTISAPPEILDNFIEEGLPKEYKHFKAPGVSGPYHAPHLYNDREIRNILSFCSEDVILRHTPRVPLVSSNTGKLVQVKSMRDLLKVALEEILLRKICWDKVTESCLSIVQATNDKPWRILPIASNATQGLVTALQRMGNCQIEVDTGVGAPQMDPAAPNATGNASRSKIAIIGMSGRFPEADGIEAFWDLLYKGLDVHKKVPPERWDVDAHVDLTGTKRNTSKVPYGCWINEPGLFDARFFNMSPREALQADPAQRLALLSAYEALEMAGFVPNSSPSTQRDRVGIFMGMTSDDYREINSGQDIDTYFIPGGNRAFTPGRINYYFKFSGPSVSVDTACSSSLAAIHLACNAIWRNDCDTAISGGVNLLTNPDNHAGLDRGHFLSRTGNCNTFDDGADGYCRADGVGTIVLKRLEDAEADNDPILGVINAAYTNHSAEAVSITRPHVGAQAFIFNKLLNDTNTNPHEIGYVEMHGTGTQAGDAVEMQSVLDVFAPDYRRGPANSLYLGSAKSNIGHGESASGVTSLVKVLLMLKQNMIPPHCGIKTKINHNFPTDLAQRNVHIAFKPTPWNRPVSGKRKMFINNFSAAGGNTALLMEDAPLREITGQDPRNVHVVSVTARSQTALKRNINALIKYINTHAPSSPANERRFLASLAYTTTARRMHHPFRVTAVGSSVKDIREVLRQRADQDVTTPVPATAPKTGFVFTGQGAQYTGMGKQLYEDCATFRSTIHRLDCIAQSQGFPSILPLIDGSMPVEELSPVVTQLGTTCLQMALVDYWKGLGVTPAFVLGHSLGDYAALNSAGVLSTSDTIYLCGRRAQLLTQQCQMGTHAMLAVKAAVSEIQHLLDPDVHAVACINGPTETVISGLSGRIDELAQQCSSQNLKSTKLKVPFAFHSAQVDPILESFEESAQGVIFHEPAVPFVSALNGEVITESNYSVLGPTYMVKHCREAVNFLGALEATRHAKLMDDATLWVEVGSHPICSGMIKSTFGPQATTVPSLRRDDDPWKILSNSLSTLHLAGVELNWKEFHQDFSSAHEVLELPRYGWDLKNYWIPYTNNFCLTKGGPVTAEVSAPKSTFLTTAAQKIVECREDGNTATLVVENNIAEPELNRVIQGHKVNGVALTPSSLYADIAQTLVDHLITKYKPEYQGLGLDVCDMTVPKPLIAKSGDQFFRVSAVMSWAEQKASVQVWSVNGDGKKMAEHAHCTVKLFNCAERETEWKRNSYLIKRSVSLLQDKAQTGEAHRMQRGMVYKLFAALVDYDENFKAIQEVILDSNEHEATARVKFQAPPGNFHRNPFWIDSFGHLSGFIMNASDATDSKNQVFVNHGWDSMRCLKKFSGDATYQTYVKMQPWKDSIWAGDVYVFEGDDIIAVYGGVKFQALARKILDTVLPPIGGSKTVGAPAPAPARPIGEKKAPPPIKVTGPPKPNPSNARAASPVVARALEILAAEVGLSEAEMTDSLNFADYGVDSLLSLTVTGRYREELNLDLESSVFMDYPTIKDFKAYLAEKGFCDSSSPEPSSEPESKFSFNSDASSEASSGLTTPGITSPVKHEAPKGGQNKVWKSICSIIAEEIGVSVGDIDPSDNLPEMGMDSLLSLTVLGRIRETLGMDLPAEFFLENPTLDAVQAALDLKPKMVPAATPVSEPIRLLETIDNTKPKTSRHPPATSILLQGNPHTATKKLFMFPDGSGSASSYATIPALSPDVCVYGLNCPYMKTPQNLTCSLDELTEPYLAEIRRRQPKGPYSFGGWSAGGICAFDAARQLILEEGEEVERLLLLDSPFPIGLEKLPPRLYKFFNSIGLFGDGKRAPPDWLLPHFLAFIDSLDAYKAVPLPFNDSKWAKKMPKTYLIWAKDGVCGKPGDPRPEPAEDGSEDPREMQWLLNDRTDLGPNKWDTLVGPQNIGGIHVMEDANHFTMTTGQKAKELSQFMATAMSS from the exons ATGGAGGATCTCCATCGCCTCTATCTCTTTGGAGATCAGACAATCAGCTGTGACGAAGGCCTCCGCAACCTCTTGCAGGCGAAGAACCATACTATCGTCGCCTCGTTCATCGAAAGATGCTTCCATGCACTGCGTCAGGAAATCACCAGGCTGCCGCCTTCTCAGCGCACGCTCTTCCCGCGGTTTACCAGCATCGCCGACTTGCTTGCTCAGCATCGTGAGTCAGGGACAAACCCTGCGCTGGGGAGCGCGCTGACCTGTATCTATCAACTGGGGTGTTTCATCGA TTACCACGGTGATCGTGGACATCCATATCCGTCCTCGGATGACGGCCTTCTGGGTTCATGTACGGGTATGTTGAGTTGCACCGCAGTCAGCTCGTGCAAGAATGTCGGAGAACTACTGCCGCTGGCAGTCGAGATTGTCAGATTGACTATCCACCTCGGGCTCTGTGTCATGAGAGTCCGAGAGATGGTGGACTCGACGGAGTCATCCTCCGGCAGCTGGTCAATCCTCGTCTCGGAGATCAACGAGGCAGATGCCACCAGCCTGATTGGCAATTTTGTCAAGAAGCGA GGAATTCCCCCCTCGTCGCAACCGTACATCAGCGCGGTTGGATCGAAAGGTCTCACCATCAGTGCACCACCCGAAATTCTCGACAACTTTATCGAAGAAGGTCTTCCGAAGGAGTACAAACACTTCAAGGCTCCTGGAGTCAGTGGTCCGTACCACGCGCCCCATCTGTACAATGACCGAGAAATTCGCAATATCCTCAGCTTCTGCTCCGAGGACGTGATTCTGCGCCACACACCACGGGTTCCACTGGTCTCGAGCAACACAGGGAAGCTGGTCCAGGTAAAGAGCATGCGTGATCTGCTAAAGGTGGCTCTGGAGGAAATCCTCTTGCGCAAGATCTGCTGGGACAAAGTCACCGAGTCATGCCTTTCCATCGTTCAGGCTACCAACGACAAGCCCTGGAGGATTCTCCCTATCGCCAGCAACGCCACGCAAGGCTTGGTTACTGCACTCCAGCGTATGGGAAACTGCCAGATCGAGGTAGACACCGGGGTCGGCGCTCCTCAAATGGACCCGGCCGCTCCCAATGCAACGGGCAATGCTTCACGGTCTAagatcgccatcatcggaaTGTCTGGGCGGTTCCCTGAGGCAGATGGTATCGAGGCCTTTTGGGACTTGTTGTATAAAGGTCTGGATGTTCACAAAAAGGTCCCACCTGAGCGATGGGATGTGGACGCGCACGTGGACTTGACCGGCACAAAGAGAAACACCAGCAAGGTCCCATACGGTTGCTGGATCAACGAGCCCGGCCTGTTCGATGCCCGTTTCTTCAACATGTCTCCTCGGGAAGCACTCCAGGCAGACCCTGCGCAGCGACTGGCGCTGCTGTCGGCTTACGAGGCCCTGGAAATGGCAGGCTTCGTTCCGAACAGCAGTCCATCGACTCAGAGAGACCGCGTCGGCATCTTCATGGGTATGACCAGCGACGACTACCGTGAGATCAACAGCGGTCAGGATATCGACACATACTTCATTCCTGGAGGGAACCGAGCATTCACGCCTGGTCGTATCAACTACTACTTCAAGTTCAGTGGGCCTAGTGTCAGTGTCGACACCGCCTGCTCGTCCAGTCTTGCTGCCATCCACTTGGCCTGCAACGCCATCTGGAGGAATGACTGCGATACCGCCATCAGTGGTGGTGTAAACCTCCTTACTAACCCGGACAACCATGCCGGTCTGGATCGCGGCCACTTTCTGTCTCGGACAGGAAACTGCAACACCTTCGACGACGGCGCGGATGGCTACTGCCGGGCGGACGGGGTGGGCACGATCGTCCTGAAGCGCCTGGAGGATGCTGAGGCTGACAACGATCCCATTCTGGGAGTCATTAACGCGGCCTACACCAACCACTCGGCCGAAGCCGTCTCCATTACCCGCCCTCACGTCGGCGCGCAGGCGTTCATCTTCAACAAGCTCCTCAAcgacaccaacaccaacccaCACGAGATTGGCTACGTGGAAATGCACGGAACAGGTACTCAGGCGGGCGACGCCGTTGAGATGCAGTCCGTCCTCGACGTCTTCGCACCCGACTACCGCCGCGGGCCGGCCAATTCCCTTTATCTGGGTTCCGCCAAATCGAACATCGGCCACGGGGAATCAGCTTCCGGAGTGACATCCTTGGTCAAGGTCctgttgatgttgaagcaGAACATGATCCCGCCCCACTGCGGAATCAAAACAAAGATCAATCACAACTTCCCCACGGATCTGGCCCAGCGCAATGTCCATATTGCCTTCAAGCCAACCCCCTGGAACAGACCGGTCTCGGGCAAGCGGAAGATGTTCATCAACAACTTCTCTGCTGCGGGCGGCAACACCGCTCTCCTGATGGAAGATGCCCCCCTGCGTGAGATCACAGGGCAGGATCCCCGGAATGTGCATGTGGTGTCTGTGACGGCACGGTCGCAGACTGCGCTGAAGCGTAACATCAACGCGTTGATCAAGTACATCAACACGCATGCGCCCTCGTCGCCGGCGAATGAGCGACGGTTCCTGGCCAGTCTGGCTTATACTACTACCGCGCGTCGCATGCATCACCCCTTCAGGGTCACCGCAGTGGGGTCGAGCGTGAAGGATATCCGGGAGGTCCTGCGTCAACGTGCCGATCAGGATGTCACCACCCCCGTCCCTGCGACAGCCCCCAAGACTGGGTTCGTCTTCACCGGTCAGGGAGCTCAGTACACAGGGATGGGCAAGCAATTGTACGAGGACTGTGCCACATTCAGAAGCACGATTCACCGACTCGATTGCATTGCTCAAAGCCAAGGGTTCCCCTCCATTCTACCGTTGATTGACGGTAGTATGCCTGTGGAAGAACTGAGCCCTGTCGTGACCCAGCTAGGAACCACATGCCTGCAGATGGCTCTGGTCGACTACTGGAAGGGTCTTGGTGTCACTCCTGCGTTTGTTCTGGGACATAGTCTGGGAGACTACGCAGCGTTGAACAGTGCGGGCGTCTTGTCCACCAGCGATACGATTTACCTCTGTGGCCGTCGCGCGCAGCTTCTCACGCAGCAGTGTCAGATGGGGACCCACGCCATGCTTGCCGTCAAGGCTGCCGTCTCCGAGATTCAACATCTGCTCGATCCAGACGTCCACGCCGTCGCCTGCATCAATGGACCAACCGAAACGGTCATCAGCGGGCTCAGCGGTCGAATCGATGAATTGGCACAGCAGTGCTCCAGCCAAAATCTCAAGTCCACCAAGCTCAAAGTGCCGTTCGCGTTCCACTCGGCCCAAGTGGACCCGATTCTCGAGTCGTTCGAAGAGAGTGCTCAGGGGGTCATCTTCCACGAACCTGCCGTCCCGTTCGTCTCTGCTCTGAACGGAGAGGTAATCACGGAGTCGAACTACAGCGTGCTGGGCCCCACGTATATGGTGAAGCATTGTCGGGAAGCCGTCAATTTCCTTGGCGCTCTTGAGGCGACCCGGCACGCCAAGTTGATGGATGACGCCACACTCTGGGTCGAAGTGGGATCCCATCCCATTTGCTCGGGTATGATCAAGTCCACCTTTGGCCCGCAGGCGACTACCGTTCCTTCGCTCCGCCGCGACGACGATCCATGGAAAATCCTCTCCAACAGCCTCTCCACGCTGCACCTTGCAGGCGTCGAGCTCAACTGGAAGGAATTCCACCAGGACTTCAGCTCGGCTCACGAGGTTCTCGAGTTACCCCGGTACGGCTGGGATCTGAAGAATTACTGGATCCCCTACACGAACAACTTCTGCCTTACCAAGGGGGGTCCCGTTACCGCGGAGGTATCGGCGCCCAAGTCTACCTTCCTCACGACCGCGGCGCAAAAGATTGTGGAATGCCGGGAGGACGGAAACACGGCGACATTGGTAGTTGAGAATAATATCGCAGAGCCAGAACTCAACCGTGTTATCCAAGGTCACAAGGTCAATGGAGTGGCTCTTACGCCATCG TCTCTCTACGCTGATATTGCGCAAACGCTTGTCGACCACTTGATCACAAAATACAAACCAGAGTACCAGGGCCTAGGTCTGGACGTGTGCGACATGACTGTGCCCAAGCCTCTCATAGCCAAGTCCGGAGATCAATTCTTCAGAGTCTCGGCGGTGATGAGCTGGGCCGAGCAGAAGGCGAGCGTGCAAGTCTGGTCTGTGAACGGAGACGGCAAGAAAATGGCCGAGCACGCCCATTGCACTGTCAAGCTCTTCAACTGCGCCGAGCGCGAGACGGAGTGGAAGAGAAACTCCTACCTCATCAAACGAAGTGTCTCTCTCCTGCAGGACAAGGCGCAGACCGGCGAGGCTCACCGCATGCAGCGAGGAATGGTGTACAAGCTGTTTGCTGCTCTGGTGGACTATGACGAAAACTTCAAGGCCATCCAGGAAGTCATCCTGGACAGCAATGAGCATGAAGCCACGGCGCGAGTCAAGTTCCAAGCCCCTCCGGGCAACTTCCACCGGAACCCCTTCTGGATCGATAGTTTCGGGCATCTGTCTGGGTTCATCATGAATGCGAGCGATGCGACCGACTCCAAGAACCAGGTATTCGTCAACCACGGATGGGATTCCATGCGCTGCCTGAAGAAGTTCTCCGGCGACGCTACATACCAGACATATGTGAAGATGCAGCCGTGGAAGGACTCCATCTGGGCGGGTGACGTCTATGTCTTTGAAGGGGATGACATTATCGCTGTGTACGGGGGGGTCAAG TTCCAAGCGCTGGCTCGAAAGATCTTGGATACCGTTCTCCCTCCAATCGGAGGATCCAAGACCGTCGGtgcgccggcgccggcgccaGCAAGGCCCATTGGGGAGAAGAAAGCTCCTCCCCCGATCAAGGTCACTGGTCCTCCCAAGCCCAACCCCAGCAACGCACGTGCTGCATCACCGGTGGTTGCACGGGCATTGGAGATCCTGGCTGCGGAGGTCGGTCTGTCCGAGGCTGAAATGACCGACAGTCTCAACTTCGCCGACTACGGGGTCGACTCGCTGCTTTCCTTGACGGTGACCGGCAGGTATCGTGAAGAACTGAACCTTGATCTGGAATCGTCCGTGTTCATGGATTACCCGACCATCAAGGATTTCAAGGCCTACCTGGCCGAGAAGGGCTTCTGCGACAGCAGCAGTCCCGAGCCGTCCAGCGAGCCCGAGTCCAAGTTCTCGTTCAACAGCGACGCATCATCCGAAGCTTCCAGCGGACTTACCACTCCTGGAATTACATCTCCTGTGAAGCATGAGGCGCCCAAGGGCGGACAGAACAAAGTCTGGAAAAGCATCTGCAGTATCATCGCCGAGGAAATCGGGGTGTCGGTCGGAGACATTGACCCGAGCGACAACTTGCCAGAGATGGGCATGGACTCGCTGCTGTCCCTGACCGTGCTCGGTCGGATCCGAGAGACACTTGGCATGGATCTGCCGGCAGAGTTCTTCCTCGAGAACCCGACCCTCGATGCGGTGCAAGCTGCGCTGGATCTGAAGCCCAAGATGGTCCCCGCCGCGACGCCGGTCTCCGAACCCATCCGGCTCCTCGAGACAATCGACAACACGAAGCCCAAGACGTCTCGACATCCTCCGGCGACCTCGATTCTTCTCCAGGGCAACCCCCACACCGCCACCAAGAAGCTCTTCATGTTCCCGGACGGCTCGggctccgcctcctcctaCGCGACGATTCCGGCCCTCTCCCCGGATGTCTGTGTGTATGGTCTCAATTGCCCTTACATGAAGACGCCTCAGAACCTCACGTGCAGTCTTGACGAGCTGACCGAGCCCTATCTGGCGGAGATCCGCCGACGTCAGCCCAAGGGACCGTACAGCTTTGGTGGTTGGTCGGCGGGTGGCATCTGCGCCTTTGACGCCGCGCGCCAGCTGATCCTcgaggaaggggaggaggtggagcggttgctgctgctcgACTCGCCCTTCCCCATCggtctggagaagctgccTCCTCGTCTGTACAAGTTCTTCAACTCGATTGGGCTCTTTGGCGACGGGAAGCGGGCGCCTCCCGACTGGCTCCTCCCCCActtcctcgccttcatcGACTCGCTCGACGCCTACAAAGCGGTTCCGCTGCCGTTCAACGACAGCAAATGGGCTAAGAAGATGCCCAAGACCTACCTGATCTGGGCCAAGGACGGAGTCTGCGGCAAGCCGGGCGATCCCCGGCCGGAGCCTGCAGAGGATGGATCCGAGGACCCCCGCGAAATGCAGTGGCTGCTCAACGACCGAACGGATCTGGGACCAAACAAATGGGATACTTTGGTGGGCCCGCAAAACATTGGCGGAATCCATGTGATGGAGGACGCGAATCATTTCACCATGACGACGGGacagaaggcgaaggagttGTCGCAATTCATGGCCACGGCCATGAGTTCCTAG